A window of the Gemmatirosa kalamazoonensis genome harbors these coding sequences:
- a CDS encoding MEDS domain-containing protein has protein sequence MTMQPIESGSSHEPAERFVRRRDEHAPGHRHAVQFYERDDFLARVVSDFVSDGLAAGEPALIIATAAHRAAITRALAATHDVDALQRRGDLRLLDAQAMLDTFMEGGVPDPARFREVVGAAIARLAHGRPRAVVRAYGEMVDVLWGEENVHGALRLEALWNELASTHHFTLLCAYAMARFGDAAQAEAFAELCAAHDHVVPAETYPHADATARQREIARLQQRAAALEAEVARRERLERQLRAELAARERAEAAVRASEQELKDFLENAAEGIHFVAADGTILWANRAELELLGCTREQYLGRSINDFHADAHVIADILARLRRGETLHNRAARLRRPDGEIRHVLINSNCLWRDGELQYTRCFTRDVTELHAAETEREALLARAEALRREAEGASQAKSAFLAMMSHELRTPLNAIGGHVQLMELGIHGPLTDAQRDALDRVQRSQRHLLSLVNDVLNLARVESGRIEYDAESLPLESLLAEMRAMVEPLLEGGALTCEVGAAADATNVYADREKVQQIVLNLLTNAIKFTPAGGRITLESGVDGDAAVVRVRDTGIGIPANRLESVFEPFVQIGARAFSPQEGVGLGLAISRNLARGMRGDLTVESTVGEGSCFTLRLPLA, from the coding sequence ATGACGATGCAGCCGATCGAGTCGGGTTCGTCCCACGAACCCGCCGAGCGTTTCGTACGCAGGCGCGACGAGCACGCGCCGGGCCACCGGCACGCCGTGCAGTTCTACGAGCGCGACGACTTCCTCGCGCGGGTGGTGAGCGATTTCGTGAGCGACGGCCTGGCGGCCGGGGAGCCCGCGCTGATCATCGCCACGGCAGCGCACCGCGCGGCGATCACGCGCGCGCTCGCCGCGACCCACGACGTCGACGCGCTGCAGCGCCGCGGCGACCTGCGGCTGCTCGACGCGCAGGCGATGCTCGACACGTTCATGGAGGGCGGCGTCCCCGATCCGGCGCGCTTCCGCGAGGTCGTGGGTGCCGCGATCGCGCGCCTGGCCCACGGACGGCCTCGGGCCGTCGTCCGTGCGTACGGCGAGATGGTAGACGTGCTGTGGGGCGAGGAGAACGTCCACGGCGCGCTGCGGCTCGAGGCGCTGTGGAACGAGCTCGCGTCGACGCACCACTTCACGCTGCTCTGCGCGTACGCCATGGCGCGCTTCGGCGACGCCGCGCAGGCCGAGGCGTTCGCCGAGCTGTGCGCGGCGCACGACCACGTCGTACCGGCCGAGACGTACCCGCACGCCGACGCGACGGCGCGCCAGCGCGAGATCGCGCGCCTGCAGCAGCGTGCCGCCGCGCTGGAAGCGGAGGTGGCGCGCCGCGAGCGGCTCGAGCGCCAGCTCCGTGCGGAGCTGGCGGCGCGCGAGCGGGCCGAGGCCGCCGTGCGGGCGAGCGAGCAGGAGCTGAAGGACTTCCTCGAGAACGCCGCCGAGGGGATCCACTTCGTCGCCGCCGACGGGACGATCCTGTGGGCGAATCGCGCGGAGCTGGAGCTGCTGGGCTGCACGCGCGAGCAGTACCTCGGTCGGTCGATCAACGACTTCCACGCCGACGCGCACGTCATCGCCGACATCCTCGCGCGCCTCCGCCGCGGCGAGACGCTGCACAACCGCGCCGCGCGCCTGCGCCGACCGGACGGCGAGATTCGCCACGTGCTGATCAACTCGAACTGCCTCTGGCGCGACGGCGAGCTGCAGTACACACGCTGCTTCACGCGCGACGTCACCGAGCTGCACGCCGCGGAGACCGAGCGCGAGGCGCTGCTCGCGCGCGCCGAGGCGCTGCGGCGCGAGGCCGAGGGCGCCAGTCAGGCGAAGAGCGCGTTCCTCGCGATGATGAGCCACGAGCTGCGCACGCCGCTGAACGCGATCGGCGGCCACGTGCAGCTCATGGAGCTCGGCATCCACGGGCCGCTCACCGACGCGCAGCGCGACGCGCTGGACCGCGTGCAGCGCAGCCAGCGGCACCTGCTGTCGCTCGTGAATGACGTGTTGAACCTGGCGCGCGTGGAGAGCGGCCGCATCGAGTACGATGCGGAATCGCTCCCGCTCGAGTCGCTGCTCGCCGAGATGCGCGCCATGGTCGAGCCGCTGCTGGAGGGGGGCGCGCTCACGTGCGAGGTCGGCGCGGCGGCCGACGCGACGAACGTGTACGCGGACCGCGAGAAGGTGCAGCAGATCGTGCTGAACCTGCTCACGAACGCCATCAAGTTCACGCCGGCGGGCGGCCGCATCACGCTGGAGTCGGGCGTCGACGGCGACGCGGCCGTCGTGCGCGTGCGCGACACCGGGATCGGCATCCCCGCGAACCGGCTGGAGAGCGTGTTCGAGCCGTTCGTGCAGATCGGGGCGCGCGCGTTCTCGCCGCAGGAGGGCGTCGGGCTCGGGCTCGCGATCAGCCGCAACCTCGCGCGTGGCATGCGTGGCGACCTCACCGTCGAGAGCACGGTCGGCGAGGGGTCGTGCTTCACGCTGCGGCTGCCGCTCGCCTAG
- a CDS encoding ADOP family duplicated permease, whose protein sequence is MPNIPGLRRFFRLATRRTDVARDVDAELAFHFEMTAAELERRGLSPQAARDEARRRFGDVDARRAELRRIDERHDRARRSTEWLQGLASDVRLGARTLRRSPGFAAVVVVTLALGIGANAMMFGIVDRLLLRPPAYLRDAGRTGRIFFTRTLDGSTDTYDNVGYAFLRDIREGTRGAVDVVGVSTGEGIVGDGVSARTAHVGMASGELWSLFDARPALGRFFGPQDDRLPVGAPAAVLGYEYWRRELGGDPSVLGRPLRVGGGTFTVVGVAPKGFTGVGLRLVDVWVPLTAGSASSIGAEFASRYNMSWFELVAMRRAGVSETRANALLTRAYVESLRRRIAVQPTARIAHVPLASLQPKAAMYSVLLDRGPKATDGARVAVWVAGVALIVLLVACANVANLLLARAVGREREVAVRVALGVGRARLTRQLLTEVALLAALGAVAGLLLARVGGAFVTRVLIPDIAFGDALADGRTLAVTAAIAMAAGLLASLAPSLRALRPDLVTRLRGGAREGGERHGRTRAALVLAQASLSAVLLVGAGLFVRSLRNAHAVDFGFEPARVLYASVQLRGERLDSVRTATLYARLAERAGELRDVETVGTTFELPYYRGFTTDRVRVPGRDSVTGNAEVHGNTVGLDYFRAMGTRVLRGRVWDPRTPAADTDAVVLSAALAKLVFGTDDVVGRCVIVAENDPAPCRPIIGVVADVRRGDPRQPGVPGFYVPRPEVPRWFDMSGLVIRTRGDAAQQMLAVQRALQPLAPGAAYVSVHAMADLVAPELRPWMVGATLFSAFGALGLLVAVVGLYSVLAYDVAQRRRDIGVRLALGARAGDVLRLVVRRGVAFAAVGVATGVALALAAGRAMGALLFGVSPHDPTTIGVVAVVLVAAAVAASLVPGYRAARIDPATSLKGE, encoded by the coding sequence ATGCCTAACATCCCAGGACTGCGCCGCTTCTTCCGCCTCGCGACGCGGCGCACCGACGTGGCCCGCGACGTCGACGCCGAGCTGGCGTTCCACTTCGAGATGACGGCAGCGGAGCTCGAGCGCCGCGGCCTGTCGCCGCAGGCGGCGCGGGACGAGGCGCGGCGCCGCTTCGGCGACGTCGATGCGCGGCGCGCCGAGCTCCGGCGCATCGACGAACGGCACGACCGCGCACGGCGGTCGACGGAGTGGCTGCAGGGGCTCGCGAGCGACGTGCGACTCGGCGCCCGCACGCTCCGCCGCTCGCCCGGCTTCGCGGCCGTGGTGGTGGTCACGCTCGCGCTGGGCATCGGCGCGAACGCGATGATGTTCGGCATCGTCGACCGGCTGCTGCTGCGGCCGCCCGCGTACCTGCGCGACGCGGGGCGCACGGGACGCATCTTCTTCACCCGCACGCTCGACGGGTCCACGGACACCTACGACAACGTCGGCTACGCGTTCCTGCGGGACATCCGCGAGGGGACGCGCGGCGCCGTGGACGTCGTCGGCGTGTCGACGGGGGAGGGGATCGTCGGCGACGGTGTGTCGGCGCGCACGGCGCACGTGGGCATGGCGTCGGGCGAGCTGTGGTCGCTGTTCGACGCGCGGCCCGCGTTAGGCCGCTTCTTCGGGCCGCAGGACGACCGGCTCCCGGTGGGCGCGCCGGCCGCGGTGCTCGGCTACGAGTACTGGCGGCGCGAGCTCGGCGGCGATCCGTCGGTGCTCGGGCGCCCGCTGCGCGTCGGCGGCGGCACGTTCACCGTCGTCGGCGTCGCGCCGAAGGGCTTCACCGGCGTCGGCCTGCGACTCGTCGACGTGTGGGTGCCGCTCACCGCCGGTTCGGCGAGCTCCATCGGGGCGGAGTTCGCGTCGCGCTACAACATGTCGTGGTTCGAGCTCGTGGCGATGCGCCGCGCCGGCGTGAGCGAGACGCGGGCGAACGCGCTGCTCACGCGCGCCTACGTCGAGAGCCTGCGCCGGCGCATCGCGGTGCAGCCGACCGCCCGCATCGCGCACGTGCCGCTCGCGTCGCTGCAGCCGAAGGCGGCGATGTACTCCGTGCTGCTCGACCGCGGCCCGAAGGCGACGGACGGCGCGCGCGTGGCCGTGTGGGTGGCGGGGGTCGCGCTCATCGTGCTGCTCGTCGCCTGCGCGAACGTCGCGAACCTGCTGCTCGCGCGCGCGGTGGGACGCGAGCGCGAGGTGGCGGTGCGCGTGGCGCTCGGCGTCGGGCGCGCGCGGCTCACGCGGCAGCTGCTCACCGAGGTCGCGCTGCTCGCCGCGCTCGGCGCGGTGGCGGGGCTGCTGCTCGCGCGCGTGGGCGGCGCGTTCGTCACGCGCGTGCTGATCCCCGACATCGCGTTCGGCGACGCGCTCGCCGACGGGCGCACGCTCGCCGTGACGGCGGCGATCGCGATGGCGGCCGGGCTGCTCGCGTCGCTCGCGCCGTCGCTGCGCGCGCTGCGCCCCGACCTCGTCACCCGCCTGCGCGGCGGTGCGCGCGAGGGCGGCGAGCGTCACGGCCGCACGCGCGCGGCGCTCGTGCTCGCGCAGGCCTCGCTGTCGGCGGTCCTGCTCGTCGGCGCGGGGCTGTTCGTGCGATCGCTGCGCAACGCGCACGCCGTCGACTTCGGGTTCGAGCCGGCGCGGGTGCTGTACGCGTCGGTGCAGCTGCGCGGCGAGCGGCTCGACAGCGTGCGCACCGCGACGCTGTACGCGCGCCTGGCCGAGCGCGCCGGCGAGCTGCGCGACGTGGAGACCGTGGGCACGACGTTCGAGCTGCCGTACTACCGCGGGTTCACGACCGACCGCGTGCGCGTGCCGGGGCGCGACTCGGTGACGGGGAACGCGGAGGTGCACGGCAACACCGTGGGGCTCGACTACTTCCGCGCGATGGGCACGCGCGTGCTGCGCGGCCGGGTGTGGGATCCGCGTACCCCGGCCGCGGACACCGACGCGGTGGTGCTCAGCGCGGCGCTCGCGAAGCTCGTGTTCGGGACCGACGACGTGGTGGGCCGGTGCGTGATCGTGGCCGAGAACGACCCCGCACCGTGCCGACCGATCATCGGCGTGGTGGCGGACGTGCGGCGCGGCGATCCGCGGCAGCCCGGCGTGCCGGGGTTCTACGTGCCGCGCCCGGAGGTCCCACGGTGGTTCGACATGAGCGGGCTCGTGATCCGCACGCGGGGCGATGCCGCGCAGCAGATGCTCGCCGTGCAGCGGGCGCTGCAGCCGCTCGCGCCGGGCGCGGCATACGTGAGCGTGCACGCGATGGCGGACCTCGTCGCTCCCGAGCTGCGGCCGTGGATGGTGGGCGCCACGCTGTTCTCCGCGTTCGGCGCGCTCGGCCTGCTCGTCGCCGTGGTGGGCCTCTACAGCGTGCTCGCGTACGACGTCGCACAGCGGCGCCGCGACATCGGCGTGCGGCTCGCGTTAGGCGCGCGGGCCGGCGACGTGCTGCGGCTCGTCGTGCGACGCGGGGTCGCGTTCGCCGCGGTGGGCGTCGCGACCGGCGTGGCGCTCGCGCTCGCGGCAGGGCGCGCGATGGGCGCCCTGTTGTTCGGCGTCTCGCCGCACGACCCGACGACGATCGGCGTCGTGGCCGTGGTGCTCGTCGCCGCGGCGGTCGCGGCGAGCCTCGTGCCCGGCTATCGCGCCGCGCGGATCGACCCGGCGACGAGCCTCAAGGGCGAGTGA
- a CDS encoding ADOP family duplicated permease — protein sequence MPNIPGLRRVFRLATRRASIDEDIDAELAFHFERAVADRVARGVAPAAARAEAERRFGDLQATRRRLHDIDARRDRGRRLVERAQDLGHDVRLAARTLRRAPGLTAAIVLTLALGVGANAMMFGVIDRLLLRPPAHLRDVERTGRVFVTRPGAEPTADVSYPAFRDLREATAGALDVAAVTTYTAPVGEGEGARLAQIGLASASFWGLFDMRPTPGRPFVDAEDRLPNGTRVAVLGHDYWRELGADSAVIGRQLYVGDHRFTVVGVAAPGFTGLGLRPVDVWVPLTAGAADALGPTFATAYDRDWFTAVARRRPGVSAVVADARLTAALRASAARHDTTGTASTVRAALYPVAGERGPRASDSVRVTLWATGVAVIVLIVACANVVNLLLVRALQRERETAVRLALGVSGGRLVKQLVVEASLLAALGAAAALALAWVGRLLVARALVPSTGFGGVRPTGSVWQGAPVDARTLAVTGAIALGSTLVASLAPALHALRPTLVRRLRGGAREGGTGARHGRLRGALVVAQAALSVLLLVGAGLFVRSLQKARAVRLGVDPPHVLYAWVELRDVPLDSAARAALYERLAERARTLPAVEEVGTALAFHLGRRARDVRLANGDRVELGDHGVRDNVVGGDYFRAVGTRLVRGRAFDRHAVARDAATIVVSERLARAVWPTASPLGRCLVVGPDPTCREVIGVVEDVRAADPRDPLEPSVYRPAAPTEGSGIGAIVVRTRGPARAEAQTLRRALVPLLPSPAYLAVSSLDEDTASALRPWETGATLFGAFGVLGLLVASLGLYGALAHDVAQRRHDYGIRLALGALRGDVLRLVLRRGLGVALGGLTLGLGLALVAGRAVANLLFGVTPHDPLTLLGVVGVLGAVALLASLVPGWRAARVDPNTALRAE from the coding sequence ATGCCTAACATCCCAGGGTTGCGCCGCGTCTTCCGCCTCGCCACGCGCCGCGCGTCGATCGACGAGGACATCGACGCCGAGCTCGCGTTCCACTTCGAGCGCGCCGTCGCCGATCGCGTGGCCCGCGGCGTCGCGCCCGCCGCCGCGCGGGCCGAGGCGGAGCGGCGCTTCGGCGACCTGCAGGCGACACGGCGCCGGCTCCACGACATCGACGCGCGCCGCGACCGCGGACGCCGTCTCGTCGAGCGCGCGCAGGATCTCGGACACGACGTGCGGCTCGCCGCGCGCACGCTCCGCCGCGCTCCCGGCCTGACGGCGGCGATCGTGCTCACCCTGGCGCTCGGCGTGGGCGCGAACGCGATGATGTTCGGCGTGATCGACCGGCTGCTCCTGCGGCCGCCGGCCCACCTGCGCGACGTCGAGCGCACCGGGCGCGTGTTCGTCACCCGTCCGGGCGCGGAGCCGACCGCGGACGTGAGCTATCCCGCGTTCCGCGACCTGCGCGAGGCCACCGCGGGCGCGCTCGACGTCGCCGCGGTCACGACGTACACGGCGCCCGTGGGCGAGGGGGAGGGGGCGCGGCTGGCCCAGATCGGGCTCGCGAGCGCGAGCTTCTGGGGACTGTTCGACATGCGCCCCACGCCCGGGCGTCCGTTCGTCGACGCCGAGGACCGACTGCCTAACGGTACGCGCGTCGCCGTCCTCGGCCACGACTACTGGCGTGAGCTCGGCGCCGACTCCGCGGTGATCGGCCGGCAGCTCTACGTCGGCGACCACCGCTTCACCGTCGTCGGCGTCGCCGCGCCGGGGTTCACGGGCCTCGGCCTGCGACCGGTCGACGTGTGGGTGCCGCTCACCGCGGGGGCCGCCGACGCGCTCGGGCCGACGTTCGCGACGGCCTACGACCGCGACTGGTTCACCGCCGTCGCCCGCCGCCGCCCCGGCGTGAGCGCGGTGGTGGCCGACGCGCGGCTCACCGCCGCCCTGCGCGCGAGCGCGGCACGCCACGACACCACCGGCACCGCGTCGACCGTGCGCGCGGCGCTGTACCCGGTCGCCGGCGAGCGCGGGCCGCGCGCGAGCGACAGCGTGCGCGTGACGCTGTGGGCGACGGGCGTGGCGGTGATCGTGCTGATCGTCGCGTGCGCGAACGTCGTGAACCTGCTGCTCGTGCGCGCGCTGCAGCGCGAGCGGGAGACGGCGGTGCGCCTCGCGCTCGGCGTGAGCGGCGGGCGGCTCGTGAAGCAGCTCGTCGTGGAGGCGTCGCTGCTCGCGGCGCTCGGTGCCGCCGCGGCGCTGGCGCTCGCGTGGGTGGGCCGCCTGCTCGTCGCGCGCGCGCTCGTGCCGAGCACCGGATTCGGCGGCGTCCGTCCGACGGGCAGCGTGTGGCAGGGCGCGCCGGTCGATGCGCGCACGCTCGCCGTCACGGGCGCGATCGCGCTGGGGAGCACGCTCGTCGCGTCGCTCGCGCCGGCGCTGCACGCCCTGCGTCCCACGCTCGTGCGGCGGCTGCGCGGTGGTGCGCGCGAGGGAGGCACCGGCGCGCGCCACGGCCGGCTGCGCGGCGCGCTCGTGGTGGCGCAGGCGGCGCTGTCGGTGCTGCTGCTCGTCGGCGCGGGGCTGTTCGTGCGCTCGCTGCAGAAGGCCCGCGCGGTGCGACTCGGCGTCGATCCGCCGCACGTGCTGTACGCGTGGGTGGAGCTGCGCGACGTGCCGCTCGACTCGGCGGCGCGCGCGGCGCTGTACGAGCGGCTCGCCGAGCGGGCCCGGACGCTGCCGGCGGTGGAGGAGGTTGGGACCGCGCTCGCGTTCCACCTGGGCCGGCGGGCGCGCGACGTGCGCCTCGCGAACGGCGATCGCGTGGAGCTCGGCGACCACGGCGTGCGCGACAACGTCGTCGGCGGCGACTACTTCCGCGCCGTCGGCACGCGCCTCGTGCGCGGCCGCGCGTTCGATCGGCACGCCGTGGCGCGCGACGCGGCGACGATCGTGGTGAGCGAGCGGCTCGCGCGCGCCGTGTGGCCGACGGCGAGCCCGTTAGGCCGCTGCCTCGTCGTCGGCCCCGACCCGACCTGCCGTGAGGTGATCGGCGTCGTGGAGGACGTGCGCGCGGCCGACCCGCGCGATCCGCTCGAGCCGTCGGTCTATCGTCCCGCCGCGCCGACGGAGGGGAGCGGGATCGGCGCGATCGTGGTGCGCACGCGTGGCCCGGCACGGGCGGAGGCGCAGACGCTGCGCCGCGCGCTCGTCCCGCTGCTGCCATCGCCGGCATACCTCGCGGTGAGCTCGCTCGACGAGGACACGGCGTCGGCGCTGCGCCCGTGGGAGACCGGAGCGACGCTGTTCGGCGCGTTCGGGGTGCTGGGCCTGCTCGTCGCGTCGCTCGGGCTGTACGGCGCGCTCGCCCACGACGTCGCGCAGCGCCGGCACGACTACGGGATCCGTCTCGCGTTAGGCGCGCTGCGCGGTGACGTCCTGCGGCTCGTGCTGCGCCGCGGGCTCGGCGTCGCGCTCGGCGGGCTGACGCTCGGTCTCGGTCTCGCGCTCGTCGCGGGGCGCGCCGTCGCGAACCTGCTGTTCGGCGTCACGCCGCACGATCCGCTCACGTTGCTCGGCGTCGTGGGGGTGCTCGGCGCCGTCGCGCTGCTGGCGAGTCTCGTTCCCGGCTGGCGGGCGGCGCGGGTCGATCCCAACACCGCCTTGAGGGCCGAATGA
- a CDS encoding PadR family transcriptional regulator — translation MPPVPDLDLLKGTLDVLVLKTLSWGPRHGYAVSRWIAETTDDALSVDEGALYTALHRLEQRGLVESEWGLSENNRRAKYYQLTTAGRSALRAQTQRWTRYAEAVFKVLQTA, via the coding sequence ATGCCGCCCGTGCCGGACCTCGATCTCCTGAAGGGCACGCTCGACGTGCTCGTGCTGAAGACCCTCTCGTGGGGCCCGCGCCACGGCTACGCCGTCTCGCGCTGGATCGCCGAGACCACCGACGACGCGCTGAGCGTCGACGAGGGAGCGCTGTACACCGCGCTCCACCGGCTCGAGCAGCGCGGGCTCGTGGAGAGCGAGTGGGGGCTCTCCGAGAACAACCGCCGCGCGAAGTACTACCAGCTCACGACCGCCGGCCGCAGCGCGCTGCGCGCGCAGACGCAGCGGTGGACGCGCTATGCCGAAGCCGTGTTCAAGGTGCTGCAGACCGCCTGA
- a CDS encoding efflux RND transporter permease subunit, which produces MYISDFAIRRPIITVVVMLALVVFGLAALRRLQTDEFPDIDAPIVFVGIAYPGASPEQVEREVVDRLEDRIAGISGLDELRSTSTDGFAQIIIIFKFDKPTDEATQDVRDAISAVRAQLPQEIIEPIVQRFDPSQQPIVSLALTSTTLTPPQLTEIADKTIGGELRAVPGVAQVNIAGADSATLNVILDPNRLSATGVGVDQVVNALRSQNLAAPVGSVTGPITERSIRLEGRLERPEDFARLTVAQRGGVAIPLGQVATVEAGAAERRSAALYNGREAIGIDIVKSKGYSTTQVADGVKQRLPALRKALPAGTTIEIVRDAGERVDRSVEDVEKTLFEGALLTVLVVFLFLNSWRSTVITGLALPVSVLASFVPLWLLGFTLNSMSLLGLSLAIGILIDDAIVVRENIVRHVEMGKDHLTASHEGTDEIGLAVAATTFSIVAVFVPVGFMSGFAGQWFKPFALTIAFAVLVSLFVSFSLDPMLSAYWADPQIEAHERRNPIARALDRFNRWFDRQANRYRSGVAWALDHRWTMMALAALTFFGALFIQVRFGGFGFTPDSDRSELTVTVEAPPGSSLEYTRVQTEQIAARIRTHKEVAYTYATVGSASGSGAVDVGSIYVRLVPKAQRDLKQSAFGRVLRQELRRFASANAYLLEAGGPGGGQKPFQLQLQGPDARTLTTLADSIARKVRSVPGAVDVGLSTKGQKPELRVTINRGLAGTLGVSVGQIAQALRPAFAGVDAGNWVDPSGETRYVRVRLPAGSRENAADLARIPLALPGAGGPGGAPAVVPLGQVADIAPSAGPAQIDHYQRQRVVVIGANIERPLGAVTQGVQRALRDVHLPAGYQIVPGGQVKSQGEIFSSFGIAMLIAVMLMYLILVIQFGSFLDPLAILMSLPLSLIGVVLALLVTRDTLNIMSLIGIILLMGIVAKNAILLIDFAKWTREQSAVPLRDALIEAGAIRLRPILMTTLALIAGMIPVALGLGEGADFRAPLGRAVIGGVITSTLLTLFVIPTVYEIFDGWRSYLGAKLRRRAPAPHGVATPAAEPAGD; this is translated from the coding sequence ATGTACATCTCCGATTTCGCCATCCGACGGCCGATCATCACGGTCGTCGTGATGCTCGCGCTCGTCGTGTTCGGCCTGGCCGCGCTGCGCCGGCTGCAGACGGACGAGTTTCCCGACATCGACGCGCCGATCGTCTTCGTCGGCATCGCGTACCCGGGCGCCTCCCCCGAGCAGGTGGAGCGCGAGGTCGTCGACCGACTCGAGGACCGCATCGCCGGCATCAGCGGTCTCGACGAGCTGCGCTCGACGTCGACCGACGGGTTCGCGCAGATCATCATCATCTTCAAGTTCGACAAGCCGACCGACGAGGCGACGCAGGACGTGCGCGACGCGATCTCCGCCGTGCGCGCGCAGCTCCCGCAGGAGATCATCGAGCCGATCGTCCAGCGCTTCGACCCGTCGCAGCAGCCGATCGTGTCGCTCGCGCTGACGTCGACGACGCTCACGCCGCCGCAGCTCACCGAGATCGCCGACAAGACGATCGGCGGCGAGCTGCGCGCGGTCCCCGGCGTCGCGCAGGTGAACATCGCCGGCGCCGACTCCGCGACGCTGAACGTGATCCTCGATCCGAACCGGCTCTCGGCCACCGGCGTCGGCGTCGACCAGGTGGTGAACGCGCTCCGGTCGCAGAACCTCGCCGCGCCGGTGGGCTCGGTGACGGGGCCGATCACCGAGCGGTCGATCCGCCTCGAGGGACGGCTGGAGCGGCCGGAGGACTTCGCGCGCCTCACCGTCGCGCAGCGGGGCGGCGTCGCGATCCCGTTAGGCCAGGTCGCGACGGTCGAGGCGGGAGCCGCGGAGCGGCGCTCGGCGGCGCTCTACAACGGCCGTGAGGCGATCGGCATCGACATCGTGAAGTCGAAGGGCTACAGCACGACGCAGGTGGCCGACGGCGTGAAACAGCGACTCCCGGCGCTGCGGAAGGCGCTGCCGGCGGGAACGACGATCGAGATCGTGCGCGACGCCGGCGAGCGCGTCGACCGCTCGGTGGAGGACGTGGAGAAGACGCTGTTCGAGGGCGCGCTGCTCACCGTGCTCGTCGTGTTCCTGTTCCTGAACTCGTGGCGCTCGACGGTGATCACGGGGCTCGCGCTGCCGGTGAGCGTGCTCGCGTCGTTCGTGCCGCTCTGGCTGCTCGGCTTCACGCTGAACTCGATGTCGCTGTTGGGCCTCTCGCTCGCCATCGGCATCCTGATCGACGACGCGATCGTGGTGCGCGAGAACATCGTCCGGCACGTGGAGATGGGGAAAGACCATCTCACCGCGTCGCACGAGGGCACCGACGAGATCGGGCTCGCCGTCGCGGCGACGACGTTCTCGATCGTGGCGGTGTTCGTGCCGGTCGGCTTCATGAGCGGCTTCGCGGGGCAGTGGTTCAAGCCGTTCGCGCTCACCATCGCGTTCGCCGTGCTCGTGTCGCTGTTCGTGTCGTTCTCGCTCGACCCGATGCTCTCGGCGTACTGGGCCGACCCGCAGATCGAGGCGCACGAGCGGCGCAACCCGATCGCGCGCGCGCTCGACCGGTTCAACCGCTGGTTCGACCGGCAGGCGAACCGCTACCGGTCGGGCGTCGCGTGGGCGCTCGACCACCGGTGGACGATGATGGCGCTCGCCGCGCTCACGTTCTTCGGCGCGCTGTTCATCCAAGTGCGCTTCGGTGGCTTCGGCTTCACGCCGGACAGCGACCGCAGCGAGCTCACGGTCACGGTGGAGGCGCCGCCGGGGTCGAGCCTCGAGTACACGCGCGTGCAGACCGAGCAGATCGCGGCGCGGATCCGCACGCACAAGGAGGTCGCGTACACGTACGCCACCGTGGGCAGCGCGAGCGGGTCCGGCGCCGTGGACGTGGGGTCGATCTACGTGCGGCTCGTGCCGAAGGCGCAGCGCGACCTGAAGCAGTCGGCGTTCGGCCGCGTGCTGCGGCAGGAGCTGCGGCGGTTCGCGAGCGCGAACGCGTACCTCCTCGAGGCGGGCGGTCCGGGCGGCGGACAGAAGCCGTTCCAGCTCCAGCTCCAGGGTCCCGACGCGCGCACGCTGACCACGCTCGCCGACTCGATCGCGCGGAAGGTGCGCAGCGTGCCGGGCGCCGTCGACGTCGGCCTGTCGACGAAGGGACAGAAGCCCGAGCTGCGCGTGACGATCAACCGCGGACTCGCCGGCACGCTCGGCGTGAGCGTCGGGCAGATCGCGCAGGCGCTGCGCCCCGCGTTCGCCGGCGTCGACGCCGGGAACTGGGTGGACCCGAGCGGCGAGACGCGCTACGTCCGCGTCAGGCTCCCGGCGGGCTCGCGCGAGAACGCGGCCGACCTCGCGCGGATCCCGCTCGCGCTGCCCGGCGCCGGCGGCCCCGGCGGGGCGCCCGCCGTCGTTCCGTTAGGCCAGGTGGCGGACATCGCGCCGAGCGCGGGGCCGGCGCAGATCGACCACTACCAGCGGCAGCGCGTCGTCGTCATCGGCGCGAACATCGAGCGGCCGCTCGGCGCGGTGACGCAGGGCGTGCAGCGCGCGCTGCGCGACGTGCACCTGCCGGCGGGCTACCAGATCGTGCCCGGCGGCCAGGTGAAGAGCCAGGGCGAGATCTTCTCGAGCTTCGGCATCGCGATGCTGATCGCCGTGATGCTGATGTACCTGATCCTCGTCATCCAGTTCGGCAGCTTCCTGGATCCGCTCGCGATCCTCATGTCGCTGCCGCTGTCGCTCATCGGCGTCGTGCTCGCGCTGCTCGTGACGCGCGACACGCTGAACATCATGAGTCTCATCGGCATCATCCTGCTCATGGGCATCGTGGCGAAGAACGCGATCCTGCTCATCGATTTCGCGAAGTGGACGCGCGAGCAGAGCGCGGTGCCGCTGCGCGACGCGCTGATCGAGGCGGGCGCGATCCGGCTGCGGCCGATCCTCATGACGACGCTCGCGCTGATCGCCGGCATGATCCCGGTCGCGCTCGGCCTCGGCGAGGGCGCGGACTTCCGCGCGCCGTTAGGCCGCGCGGTGATCGGCGGCGTGATCACGTCGACGCTGCTGACGCTGTTCGTGATCCCGACGGTGTACGAGATCTTCGACGGCTGGCGCTCCTACCTCGGCGCCAAACTGCGGCGTCGAGCACCGGCACCGCACGGGGTGGCGACTCCGGCCGCGGAGCCGGCTGGAGACTGA